Genomic segment of Thermoplasmata archaeon:
AAATTTACAAGATAAAGCAAATATTCCGCCAACCTACGAAGAAGTGTATGAAACAATAATTAGCAAATAATATTGCCACTGTAGCTCAGCAGGAAGAGCGATTGATTCGTAATCAGTAGGTCGAGGGTTCAAATCCCTCCAGTGGCTCTTTTATAATGATCAGAAGCCCACATCATTTTGATCTATATACTTGAACTGTGACTATTATCTTATGTCGGTAATATAAAGTTGGATAGATAATATTTTTTTATGGATAATATGTATTTCTATAACTTCTATTTCGCCGGAGGTATTTATATTATACAAAAAATGATAAAAAATATGCACTATGCTAAACTAATATAAAAATGATCTAACTGTCAATTTCCGCTAAATATATAGAGCTATACAAATACAATAATTTTATTGTTTCATTTTAGAGAAAATGTTCATGAGAGTTTGACCAGAATCAATCACGATAGTCTGACCAGTGATGTTCTCAGATTCTATAAGAAAAATAACAGCGTGAGCGATCTCTTCAGGCTTTATAATTTTATTGGTGAGTGTATAGTTTCTAACATATTCTTCTTCTGAAATGTTTAGAAGCTCAAATAAGCTGTCTCCCATCTTTGTTTTCACTACTGCAGGTGCCACTGCATTTACTCTTATTCCTCTCGGTGAAAGCTCAACTGCAAGGTATTCTGTAAGTCCGATAATGGCGGATTTCGTGATGCCATATATTGAGAGAAAGCTCATAGGCTTTATTCCGGCAATTGAAGAGATATTTATTATCACTCCATTTTCGTTCATAATTTTTCCAAATTCTTGAGAACAGTAAATATTAGCCATCAAGTTTGTAGATATTGTCTTTTCGATCAGACGATCATCACTTTCTAGAAACGGCATGGCTATACTTATTCCTGCATTATTAACCAGTATGTCACATTTCCCATATTTAGCTACAGTTTCATTTAATAATTTTCTGCAACCCTCTCTACTTGAAACATCTGCCTGAACCATTATGCCTGATGACTCATCTTTTATCAATTTAAGAGTTTCATTTCCATCTTCTATTCTCTTTTTGACATTCACTACTACTTTTGATCCATGTGTTGCAAGAGCAATAGCAATCTCTCTGCCAATGCCACGGCCTGAACCTGTAACCACCGCTACTTTATCATTTAGATTGTACATGAGGGAACAAATTATCAAACAATAATTAAACTTTTCTCGAAATTAATGCGCATCTAGATATCTCAATACTTTTCAAAAGATGTATCGTCAAATTTGTAAAGATTATAAGCTCAAAATAGGTAATGTTGCATCCGGCCAATAATTTCATTTTTACAGTCCTTACTATAATTGCGCTTAGTCTAAATCCTGAGACAATAGTCAATGTACAAAAGACATGGTGGGTGTATAAATCAAAAAAGTCAGATTTTTTCACAATAAGTTTTTTTAGTTAAACTGATTATAAGAGATAAAATGTTTGAACAGCTAGACCCAAAAATATTGGAGATACTGGAAGAAGAAGGAATAAGAGAGCCTACACAGCCTCAAAAAGAGGTTTTTGAGATTATATCAAAGGGTGCTAACGTGCTTTTGATAGCGCCTACTGGCACAGGAAAGACTGAAGCTGCAATATTGCCAATACTTGATAAGATTATTCACAGC
This window contains:
- a CDS encoding SDR family oxidoreductase, translated to MYNLNDKVAVVTGSGRGIGREIAIALATHGSKVVVNVKKRIEDGNETLKLIKDESSGIMVQADVSSREGCRKLLNETVAKYGKCDILVNNAGISIAMPFLESDDRLIEKTISTNLMANIYCSQEFGKIMNENGVIINISSIAGIKPMSFLSIYGITKSAIIGLTEYLAVELSPRGIRVNAVAPAVVKTKMGDSLFELLNISEEEYVRNYTLTNKIIKPEEIAHAVIFLIESENITGQTIVIDSGQTLMNIFSKMKQ